In Ptiloglossa arizonensis isolate GNS036 chromosome 6, iyPtiAriz1_principal, whole genome shotgun sequence, a single window of DNA contains:
- the LOC143148052 gene encoding DNA polymerase delta subunit 2 isoform X2 has product MSSGMEIYSPLVYNRKSLKFQDFAKFKVHSKSFEKQYCDIYSVRLTTLKDCLLERAKVKWAQYEVITLSELAEKDQDNNCILIGTLYKHQELKPSILRELSEKLQVTPQPPQTNYASFKDALFLEDEMLRIKLVGNHMNIQDVVTGIVCAVFGRELEDGYCPKLTTFDKPLKQWGQILIISGLDLANNTQPLSLNLLSEWIIGMIGCIEIQKTIASIVCIIIAGNSVKGSVETHNYERYFETKANYETLLKYTAMTTHKLDDFLHSIVQCCPIILMPGEFDPTCHMLPQQSFHPCILPQCFRFKSFHGVTNPWIGSINSRTIAGSSGQPIMNIMMVAGLADVSPLVWLERTLEWRHYVPTAPDTVPGYPYSEVDPFIMTECPDIYFVGNMDKYDTKLVTANEGQAVRLICIPKFSKSQTGVLVDLQDLETRPISFTIS; this is encoded by the exons ATGTCTTCTGGAATGGAAATTTATTCACCGTTGGTGTATAATCGTAAATCATTGAAATTTCAAGATTTTGCAAAATTCAAAGTACATTCAAAAAGTTTTGAGAAACAGTATTGCGATATATACTCTGTAAGATTAACAACATTAAAAGATTGTCTTCTGGAAAGAGCAAAAGTCAAATGGG CGCAATATGAGGTTATTACATTGTCAGAACTTGCTGAAAAGGATCAGGATAATAACTGTATTCTAATAGGAACATTGTATAAACATCAAGAATTAAAACCATCAATATTGCGCGAGCTTAGTGAAAAACTTCAAGTAACGCCTCAACCCCCTCAAACGAATTATGCATCATTTAAAGACGCATTATTTTTGGAAGATGAAATGTTGCGTATTAAATTGGTCGGCAATCACATGAATATTCAAGATGTAGTTACCGGTATTGTTTGTGCAGTATTTGGACGTGAATTGGAAGATG GATATTGTCCAAAATTAACTACATTTGATAAACCATTAAAACAATGGggacaaattttaataatttcagggttAGATTTAGCCAATAATACACAACCATTAAGTTTAAATCTGTTATCTGAATGGATAATTGGGATGATTGGTTGTATAGAAATTCAAAAAACAATAGCATCAATTGTGTGTATTATTATAGcag GAAATAGTGTAAAAGGATCTGTAGAGACACATAATTATGAAAGATATTTTGAAACTAAAGCAAACTACGAAACTTTGTTAAAATATACGGCAATGACAACACATAAACTTGACGACTTTCTTCATTCTATAGTGCAATGTTGTCCTATAATATTAATGCCTGGTGAATTTGATCCAACTTGTCATATGTTGCCTCAACAATCATTTCATCCTTGCATTTTACCTCAATGCTTTAG GTTTAAAAGTTTCCATGGAGTCACTAATCCATGGATTGGTAGTATCAACTCTCGTACTATAGCTGGATCTAGTGGTCAACCCATTATGAATATCATGATGGTTGCTGGGCTTGCTGATGTTTCACCATTAGTATGGTTAGAACGCACATTAGAATGGCGACACTATGTACCTACTGCACCAGATACTGTACCAGGCTATCCATATTCTGAGGTTGATCCATTTATTATGACAGAATGTCCAGATATATACTTTGTTGGTAATATGGATAAATATGACACCAAATTAGTAACAG CAAATGAAGGACAGGCAGTAAGATTAATTTGCATtccaaaattttctaagtcacAAACAGGTGTGTTGGTTGATTTACAGGATTTAGAAACTAGGCCTATTTCTTTTACTATTAGTTAA
- the LOC143148052 gene encoding DNA polymerase delta subunit 2 isoform X1 has translation MSSGMEIYSPLVYNRKSLKFQDFAKFKVHSKSFEKQYCDIYSVRLTTLKDCLLERAKVKWAQYEVITLSELAEKDQDNNCILIGTLYKHQELKPSILRELSEKLQVTPQPPQTNYASFKDALFLEDEMLRIKLVGNHMNIQDVVTGIVCAVFGRELEDGTFTVIDWCFPGYCPKLTTFDKPLKQWGQILIISGLDLANNTQPLSLNLLSEWIIGMIGCIEIQKTIASIVCIIIAGNSVKGSVETHNYERYFETKANYETLLKYTAMTTHKLDDFLHSIVQCCPIILMPGEFDPTCHMLPQQSFHPCILPQCFRFKSFHGVTNPWIGSINSRTIAGSSGQPIMNIMMVAGLADVSPLVWLERTLEWRHYVPTAPDTVPGYPYSEVDPFIMTECPDIYFVGNMDKYDTKLVTANEGQAVRLICIPKFSKSQTGVLVDLQDLETRPISFTIS, from the exons ATGTCTTCTGGAATGGAAATTTATTCACCGTTGGTGTATAATCGTAAATCATTGAAATTTCAAGATTTTGCAAAATTCAAAGTACATTCAAAAAGTTTTGAGAAACAGTATTGCGATATATACTCTGTAAGATTAACAACATTAAAAGATTGTCTTCTGGAAAGAGCAAAAGTCAAATGGG CGCAATATGAGGTTATTACATTGTCAGAACTTGCTGAAAAGGATCAGGATAATAACTGTATTCTAATAGGAACATTGTATAAACATCAAGAATTAAAACCATCAATATTGCGCGAGCTTAGTGAAAAACTTCAAGTAACGCCTCAACCCCCTCAAACGAATTATGCATCATTTAAAGACGCATTATTTTTGGAAGATGAAATGTTGCGTATTAAATTGGTCGGCAATCACATGAATATTCAAGATGTAGTTACCGGTATTGTTTGTGCAGTATTTGGACGTGAATTGGAAGATGGTACATTCACA GTGATAGACTGGTGTTTTCCAGGATATTGTCCAAAATTAACTACATTTGATAAACCATTAAAACAATGGggacaaattttaataatttcagggttAGATTTAGCCAATAATACACAACCATTAAGTTTAAATCTGTTATCTGAATGGATAATTGGGATGATTGGTTGTATAGAAATTCAAAAAACAATAGCATCAATTGTGTGTATTATTATAGcag GAAATAGTGTAAAAGGATCTGTAGAGACACATAATTATGAAAGATATTTTGAAACTAAAGCAAACTACGAAACTTTGTTAAAATATACGGCAATGACAACACATAAACTTGACGACTTTCTTCATTCTATAGTGCAATGTTGTCCTATAATATTAATGCCTGGTGAATTTGATCCAACTTGTCATATGTTGCCTCAACAATCATTTCATCCTTGCATTTTACCTCAATGCTTTAG GTTTAAAAGTTTCCATGGAGTCACTAATCCATGGATTGGTAGTATCAACTCTCGTACTATAGCTGGATCTAGTGGTCAACCCATTATGAATATCATGATGGTTGCTGGGCTTGCTGATGTTTCACCATTAGTATGGTTAGAACGCACATTAGAATGGCGACACTATGTACCTACTGCACCAGATACTGTACCAGGCTATCCATATTCTGAGGTTGATCCATTTATTATGACAGAATGTCCAGATATATACTTTGTTGGTAATATGGATAAATATGACACCAAATTAGTAACAG CAAATGAAGGACAGGCAGTAAGATTAATTTGCATtccaaaattttctaagtcacAAACAGGTGTGTTGGTTGATTTACAGGATTTAGAAACTAGGCCTATTTCTTTTACTATTAGTTAA
- the LOC143148294 gene encoding uncharacterized protein LOC143148294 isoform X1, translated as MRSKIMNSDNWEEKWPKQQSQARKTVQSNRKRTEKSGLKLSKPSRGATPRERTLRRLESNERERMRMHSLNDAFQSLREVIPHVTKERRLSKIETLTLAKNYIAALTDVICAMRNEEKTMDQQTEVPESQESSNNKTSCLNMNIPIPSKSYS; from the exons atgagATCCAAAATAATGAACAGTGATAATTGGGAGGAAAAGTGGCCAAAACAACAATCACAAGCTAGAAAAACAGTACAATCAAATAGAAAAAGAACTGAAAAGTCAGGTTTAAAATTATCAAAACCATCTAGAGGAGCTACACCCAGAGAAAGAACTCTTAGAAGATTGGAAAGCAATGAAAGAGAAAGAATGAGAATGCACAGTCTGAATGATGCTTTTCAG TCTTTACGTGAAGTAATTCCACATGTAACCAAAGAAAGACGACTATCAAAAATTGAAACCTTAACTTTAGCAAAGAATTATATAGCTGCCCTCACAGATGTGATATGTGcaatgagaaatgaagaaaaaactaTGGATCAACAGACTGAGGTTCCTGAATCTCAAGAATCATCCAACAACAAGACTAGTTGTCTAAATATGAATATTCCAATTCCTTCAAAATCATATAGTTAG
- the LOC143148294 gene encoding neurogenin-1 isoform X2 has protein sequence MNSDNWEEKWPKQQSQARKTVQSNRKRTEKSGLKLSKPSRGATPRERTLRRLESNERERMRMHSLNDAFQSLREVIPHVTKERRLSKIETLTLAKNYIAALTDVICAMRNEEKTMDQQTEVPESQESSNNKTSCLNMNIPIPSKSYS, from the exons ATGAACAGTGATAATTGGGAGGAAAAGTGGCCAAAACAACAATCACAAGCTAGAAAAACAGTACAATCAAATAGAAAAAGAACTGAAAAGTCAGGTTTAAAATTATCAAAACCATCTAGAGGAGCTACACCCAGAGAAAGAACTCTTAGAAGATTGGAAAGCAATGAAAGAGAAAGAATGAGAATGCACAGTCTGAATGATGCTTTTCAG TCTTTACGTGAAGTAATTCCACATGTAACCAAAGAAAGACGACTATCAAAAATTGAAACCTTAACTTTAGCAAAGAATTATATAGCTGCCCTCACAGATGTGATATGTGcaatgagaaatgaagaaaaaactaTGGATCAACAGACTGAGGTTCCTGAATCTCAAGAATCATCCAACAACAAGACTAGTTGTCTAAATATGAATATTCCAATTCCTTCAAAATCATATAGTTAG
- the Dph1 gene encoding diphthamide biosynthesis 1, whose translation MNEKCDSVVIVKAKSLRKIFKAPVKVNKIPEKILNDPLLNAAVAALPSNYNFEIYKSVWRIKEAEAKRVALQMPEGLLMYATTIADIIEEFTGAETVIMADVTYGACCIDDYSAKALDADFLIHYGHSCLIPIDQTVGIKVLYVFVSIKIDTSHCIECLQATLPITTKIALVSTIQFAGTLQAIALEMKKNGYLVSTPQSKPLSPGEILGCTAPQIRCADTIIYVGDGRFHLEAAMIANPKLQAFRYDPYEKKLTEEFYNHDKMLNNRLMAIKHAKETCRFGLILGTLGRQGNSNVLKNLENKIKLLGKENVIILLSEIFPDKIKLFRGIDAFIQVACPRLSIDWGAVFEKPFLTPYEGAVALKMINFNSDKPYPMDFYASASLGPWTPNHKESDLEKQTDTCCGKCKDKI comes from the exons ATGAATGAGAAGTGTGACTCTGTTGTGATAGTTAAAGCAAAATcgcttcgtaaaatatttaaagctcCGGTTAAAGTAAATAAgattccagagaaaattttgaatgatCCATTATTAAATGCAGCTGTTGCTGCATTACCATctaattacaattttgaaatctACAAATCAGTATGGCGAATCAAAGAAGCAGAAGCTAAAAGAGTAGCATTACAAATGCCTGAAGGACTTTTAATGTATGCTACAACTATAGCAGATATTATAGAAGAGTTTACAGGTGCAGAAACTGTTATAATGGCAGATGTGACTTACG GAGCATGTTGTATAGATGATTATAGCGCAAAAGCTTTAGATGCAgattttttaattcattatgGACATTCTTGTTTAATACCGATTGATCAAACAGTTGGCATCAAAGTACTTTATGTATTTGTTAGTATAAAAATTGATACTTCACATTGCATTGAATGCTTACAAGCTACATTACCAATTACAACAAAAATAGCTCTTGTAAGTACTATTCAATTTGCTGGTACATTGCAAGCAATTGcattagaaatgaagaaaaatggaTATCTAGTATCTACTCCACAAAGTAAACCATTAAGTCCTGGGGAG ATTTTAGGCTGTACAGCACCACAAATTCGATGTGCTGATACAATTATTTATGTAGGAGATGGTCGGTTTCATTTAGAAGCAGCAATGATTGCTAATCCGAAATTACAAGCATTTCGATATGACCCATATGAGAAAAAACTGACTGAAGAATTTTATAACCATGATAAAATGTTAAACAATAGATTAATGGCTATTAAACATGCAAAAGAGACCTGTAGGTTTGGTTTGATACTTGGTACATTAGGAAGACAAGGAAACTCCAATGTCTTGAAAAATCtagagaataaaattaaattgttaGGAAAAGAGAATGTAATTATATTACTATCGGAAATATTCCCAGATAAAATTAAACTATTTAGGGGTATCGATGCTTTTATACAG gtTGCATGTCCACGATTAAGTATAGATTGGGGTGCAGTTTTTGAAAAACCATTTCTCACACCATATGAGGGAGCTGTTGCtttaaaaatgataaacttTAACTCTGATAAACCATATCCTATGGACTTCTATGCTTCAGCTAGTCTTGGACCATGGACTCCTAATCATAAAGAGTCTGATTTAGAAAAACAGACCGATACTTGTTGTGGTAAATGtaaagataaaatataa